From a single Paraburkholderia sp. D15 genomic region:
- a CDS encoding ATP-dependent DNA helicase has protein sequence MNSPLDTSSRDAASDAASGNGMPAPRASASGSTSALSASLNPRRVAELNEIFADDGLLARQIDGYRSRASQIEMSRAVAAAMEASGRAMPEPAMFEAQKRPARKLGAQAGGEAPAAAENDEAAALDGAENTLIVEAGTGTGKTYAYLVPAMLWGGKVIVSTGTKHLQDQLFQRDIPTVRDALAVPVSVAMLKGRANYLCHYYLQRTADNGRLPSRQETSYLQDIVRFAKITRTGDKAELASVPETAAVWSMVTSTRENCLGQECPHYKDCFVMQARREAQQADIVVVNHHLFFADIMLRDTGMAELLPTANTVIFDEAHQLPETATLFFGETLSTTQFLELARDSVAEGLGHARETVDWVKLGSTLERAARDVRLAFKEDSVRLSIGQLPDDHPLFPALETLETELDALASALAGQAERAESIGACLRRARELQGVLAGWTTPPTEAEREAADRTQHASADGKSERADPNEKVRWIEVFSHTVQLHETPLSVAPIFAKQRAGVPRAWIFTSATLSVRGDFTHYAAQMGLNAKRSMTLPSPFDYPTQGLLYVPRNLPQPSSPMFTDAVFDAALPAIEASGGGVFMLCTTLRAVDRISAKLRDTIEARGWDYPLLVQGDASRTELLDRFRSYGNAILVGSQSFWEGVDVRGDALSLVVIDKLPFAPPDDPVLSARLDALTKKGLSPFAVHQLPQAVITLKQGAGRLIRAETDRGVLMICDTRLVDKPYGRRIWQSLPPFKRTREIEVVREFFEESATQAE, from the coding sequence TTGAATTCACCGCTTGACACTTCATCCCGCGACGCCGCTAGCGACGCTGCATCAGGAAACGGCATGCCGGCGCCGCGCGCGAGTGCGTCTGGGTCCACGTCTGCGTTGAGCGCGTCGCTGAATCCGCGCCGCGTCGCCGAACTCAACGAGATTTTCGCCGACGACGGTTTGCTCGCGCGTCAGATCGACGGTTATCGCTCGCGCGCGTCGCAGATCGAGATGTCGCGCGCGGTCGCCGCCGCGATGGAAGCGTCGGGCCGCGCGATGCCCGAGCCCGCGATGTTCGAGGCGCAGAAGCGGCCGGCGCGCAAGCTCGGCGCGCAGGCGGGCGGCGAGGCGCCGGCCGCGGCGGAGAACGACGAAGCGGCCGCGCTCGACGGCGCCGAGAACACGCTGATCGTCGAAGCGGGCACCGGCACCGGCAAGACCTATGCGTACCTCGTGCCGGCCATGCTGTGGGGCGGCAAGGTGATCGTCTCCACGGGTACCAAGCACCTGCAGGACCAGCTCTTTCAGCGCGATATTCCGACCGTGCGCGACGCGCTCGCGGTGCCGGTGTCGGTGGCCATGCTCAAGGGCCGCGCGAATTACCTGTGTCACTACTATCTGCAACGCACGGCCGACAACGGCCGCTTGCCGTCGCGCCAGGAAACCTCGTATCTGCAGGACATCGTGCGCTTCGCGAAGATCACGCGCACCGGCGACAAGGCCGAACTCGCGAGCGTGCCGGAAACGGCGGCGGTGTGGTCGATGGTGACGTCCACGCGCGAAAACTGTCTTGGCCAGGAGTGTCCGCACTACAAGGACTGCTTCGTCATGCAGGCGCGCCGCGAGGCGCAGCAGGCCGATATCGTGGTGGTGAACCACCATCTGTTTTTCGCCGACATCATGCTGCGCGATACCGGCATGGCCGAATTGCTGCCCACGGCGAATACGGTGATCTTCGACGAAGCGCATCAGTTGCCGGAGACCGCCACGTTGTTCTTCGGCGAGACGTTGTCGACCACGCAGTTTCTCGAACTCGCGCGCGACTCGGTCGCGGAAGGACTGGGGCATGCGCGCGAAACCGTCGACTGGGTGAAGCTCGGCTCGACGCTCGAACGTGCGGCGCGCGACGTGCGGCTCGCGTTCAAGGAAGACTCGGTGCGTCTGTCGATCGGCCAGTTGCCCGACGACCATCCGCTGTTTCCGGCGCTCGAAACGCTCGAAACCGAACTCGATGCGTTGGCATCCGCGCTTGCAGGCCAGGCGGAGCGCGCGGAGTCGATCGGCGCGTGTCTGCGCCGCGCGCGCGAGTTGCAAGGCGTGCTCGCGGGTTGGACCACGCCGCCCACGGAGGCTGAACGCGAGGCCGCCGATCGCACGCAGCATGCCTCGGCCGATGGCAAGAGCGAACGCGCCGATCCGAACGAAAAGGTGCGCTGGATCGAAGTTTTCTCGCACACCGTGCAGTTGCACGAAACGCCGCTGTCGGTCGCGCCGATTTTCGCGAAGCAGCGCGCCGGCGTGCCGCGTGCGTGGATCTTCACGTCGGCGACCTTGTCGGTGCGCGGCGACTTCACGCACTACGCCGCGCAAATGGGTCTGAACGCCAAACGCTCGATGACCTTGCCGAGCCCGTTCGACTACCCGACGCAGGGCTTGCTGTACGTGCCGCGCAATCTGCCGCAGCCGTCCTCGCCGATGTTCACCGACGCGGTGTTCGACGCCGCGCTACCCGCGATCGAAGCGTCGGGCGGCGGCGTGTTCATGCTGTGCACGACGCTGCGCGCGGTCGACCGGATCTCGGCGAAGTTGCGCGACACGATCGAAGCGCGCGGCTGGGACTATCCGCTGCTCGTGCAGGGCGATGCGAGCCGCACGGAATTGCTCGACCGTTTCCGCTCGTACGGCAATGCGATTCTGGTGGGCAGTCAGAGTTTCTGGGAAGGCGTCGATGTGCGCGGCGATGCGTTGTCGCTGGTGGTGATCGACAAGCTGCCGTTCGCGCCGCCGGATGACCCGGTATTGTCCGCACGTCTCGATGCGCTGACGAAGAAGGGCCTCAGTCCGTTCGCGGTGCATCAGTTGCCGCAGGCCGTCATCACGTTGAAGCAGGGCGCGGGGCGCCTGATTCGCGCGGAGACCGATCGTGGCGTGCTGATGATCTGCGATACCCGTCTCGTCGATAAACCGTATGGGCGCCGTATCTGGCAGAGCCTGCCGCCTTTCAAGCGCACACGCGAGATCGAGGTGGTACGCGAGTTCTTCGAAGAGAGCGCGACGCAGGCGGAATGA
- a CDS encoding DUF465 domain-containing protein, with amino-acid sequence MRDQRHVIDANTLRDRILQLESEHSGLDRLIDRMSDEPGIDDFELQRLKKRKLKVKDTIILLQLQLEPDVRA; translated from the coding sequence ATGCGCGACCAACGTCACGTCATCGACGCGAACACACTTCGCGACCGAATTCTGCAACTGGAATCGGAGCATAGTGGGCTCGATCGCTTGATCGACCGGATGTCGGATGAGCCCGGCATCGACGACTTCGAGTTGCAGCGCCTGAAAAAGCGCAAACTCAAAGTCAAGGACACCATCATCTTGCTGCAATTGCAGCTCGAACCGGACGTACGCGCCTGA
- a CDS encoding Tex family protein: protein MTETVALKIVQRIATELSVQPRQVAAAVQLLDEGATVPFIARYRKEVTDNLDDTQLRNLEERLLYLRELEDRRAAIISSIDEQGKLTDELRNAIEGADSKQVLEDLYLPYKPKRRTRAQIAREAGLQPLADALLGNPLLDPQTEAAAYVDAEKGVADVKAALDGARDILSEQFGETAELLGKLRDYLFNQGVVSSKVVEGKENAEEEKFRDYYDYAETIRTVPSHRALALFRGRNAGVLMVKLGLGEELDAQVPHPGEALIARHFGIANQNRPADKWLSDVCRWCWRVKVQPHIENELLTHLRDEAEHEAIRVFARNLKDLLLAAPAGPKAVIGLDPGMRTGVKVAVVDRTGKVLATDVIYPHEPRRDWDGSIAKLARICAQTQAELISIGNGTASRETDKLASDLIARHPEFKLQKIVVSEAGASVYSASELAAKEFPDMDVSLRGAVSIARRLQDPLAELVKIEPKAIGVGQYQHDVNQRELARSLDAVVEDCVNAVGVDANTASVALLARVSGLNATLARNIVDYRDANGPFPSREHLRKVPRLGDKTFEQAAGFLRINNGENPLDRSSVHPEAYPVVERMLAKISKQVGEVLGNRDALRGLSPAEFVDDRFGLPTVRDILLELEKPGRDPRPEFKTATFREGVEKVSDLTPGMVLEGVVTNVAAFGAFIDVGVHQDGLVHVSAMSTKFIKDPHEVVKAGQIVKVKVLEVDVKRQRIALTMRLDDEFGAAAARSGGGAQQDRGGAGRSGGGRGAPQRSREPEAGGAMAAAFAKLKQK, encoded by the coding sequence ATGACGGAAACCGTAGCACTCAAGATCGTACAGCGCATCGCCACCGAACTGTCCGTCCAGCCGCGCCAGGTCGCGGCCGCGGTGCAACTTCTCGACGAAGGAGCGACTGTTCCGTTCATCGCCCGCTACCGTAAGGAAGTGACCGACAATCTCGACGATACGCAACTGCGCAATCTCGAGGAACGCCTGCTGTATCTGCGCGAGCTGGAAGACCGGCGCGCCGCGATCATTTCCAGCATCGACGAACAGGGCAAGCTCACCGACGAGCTGCGCAACGCGATCGAAGGCGCGGACAGCAAACAGGTGCTGGAAGACCTGTATCTCCCGTACAAGCCGAAGCGCCGCACGCGCGCGCAGATCGCCCGCGAGGCCGGCCTGCAGCCGCTCGCCGACGCGCTGCTCGGCAATCCCCTGCTCGACCCGCAAACCGAAGCCGCCGCCTACGTGGACGCCGAGAAAGGCGTCGCCGACGTGAAGGCCGCGCTCGACGGCGCACGCGACATCCTGTCCGAGCAGTTCGGCGAAACCGCCGAGCTGCTGGGCAAGCTGCGCGATTACCTGTTCAACCAGGGCGTGGTGTCGTCGAAGGTGGTCGAGGGCAAGGAAAATGCCGAGGAAGAGAAATTCCGCGACTACTACGACTACGCGGAAACCATCCGGACCGTGCCGTCGCATCGCGCGCTGGCGCTGTTCCGCGGCCGCAACGCGGGCGTGCTGATGGTCAAGCTGGGCCTCGGCGAAGAGCTCGACGCGCAGGTGCCGCATCCGGGCGAAGCGCTGATCGCGCGTCACTTCGGCATCGCCAACCAGAATCGGCCGGCGGACAAGTGGCTGTCGGACGTGTGCCGCTGGTGCTGGCGCGTGAAGGTGCAGCCGCACATCGAAAACGAACTGCTGACCCATCTGCGCGACGAAGCCGAGCACGAGGCGATCCGCGTGTTCGCGCGCAATCTGAAGGACCTGCTGCTCGCCGCGCCCGCCGGCCCGAAGGCCGTGATCGGCCTCGATCCGGGCATGCGTACCGGCGTGAAGGTCGCCGTGGTCGATCGCACCGGCAAGGTGCTCGCCACCGACGTGATCTATCCGCACGAGCCGCGCCGCGACTGGGACGGCTCGATCGCGAAACTCGCGCGTATTTGCGCGCAGACACAGGCCGAGCTGATCAGCATCGGCAACGGCACGGCGTCGCGTGAAACGGACAAGCTCGCGAGCGATCTGATCGCGCGGCATCCGGAATTCAAGCTGCAGAAGATCGTCGTGTCGGAAGCGGGCGCGTCGGTGTACTCGGCGTCCGAACTCGCGGCGAAGGAATTCCCCGACATGGACGTGTCGCTGCGCGGCGCCGTGTCGATCGCGCGACGTCTGCAGGACCCGCTCGCGGAACTCGTGAAGATCGAGCCGAAGGCGATCGGCGTCGGGCAGTATCAGCACGACGTCAATCAGCGCGAACTCGCGCGTTCGCTGGATGCCGTCGTCGAAGACTGCGTGAACGCGGTCGGCGTGGACGCGAATACCGCGTCGGTCGCACTGCTCGCGCGCGTGTCCGGTTTGAACGCGACGCTGGCGCGCAATATCGTCGACTATCGCGACGCGAACGGTCCGTTCCCGTCGCGCGAGCATCTGCGCAAGGTGCCGCGCCTCGGCGACAAGACCTTCGAACAGGCCGCGGGTTTCCTGCGCATCAACAACGGCGAGAATCCGCTCGACCGCTCGTCGGTGCACCCGGAAGCGTATCCGGTCGTCGAACGGATGCTGGCGAAAATCAGCAAGCAGGTCGGCGAAGTGCTCGGCAATCGCGATGCATTGCGCGGCCTGTCGCCGGCTGAATTCGTCGACGATCGTTTTGGTTTGCCGACGGTGCGCGACATTCTGCTCGAACTCGAAAAGCCGGGTCGCGATCCGCGTCCGGAGTTCAAGACCGCGACCTTCCGCGAAGGCGTCGAGAAGGTCAGCGACCTGACGCCGGGCATGGTGCTCGAAGGCGTCGTCACGAACGTCGCGGCGTTCGGCGCGTTCATCGACGTGGGGGTGCATCAGGACGGTCTGGTGCACGTGTCGGCGATGTCGACCAAGTTCATCAAAGACCCGCACGAAGTCGTGAAGGCCGGCCAGATCGTCAAGGTCAAGGTGCTGGAAGTCGACGTCAAGCGTCAGCGTATCGCGCTGACCATGCGTCTTGACGACGAGTTCGGTGCGGCGGCCGCGCGCAGCGGCGGCGGCGCGCAACAGGATCGTGGCGGCGCGGGCCGCTCGGGCGGTGGACGCGGCGCGCCGCAGCGCTCGCGTGAACCGGAAGCCGGCGGCGCGATGGCGGCGGCATTCGCGAAGCTCAAGCAGAAGTAA
- a CDS encoding potassium transporter Kup has protein sequence MTDNNHVHKQSLPSLAVAAIGVVFGDIGTSPLYSLKEAFSPSHGIPLTDQSILGVISLLFWAIVIVVGVKYVLFVMRADNNGEGGVLALMALALRSIDQKSKMAGLLMMLGIFGACMFYGDAVITPAISVISAVEGLEIAAPNLSHLVLPLTMVILVLLFWIQRHGTAMVGRLFGPIMIVWFVVLAALGLWHIVQSPSVVRALNPYYAYTFMAAHVLQAYVVLGSVVLVLTGAEALYADMGHFGAKPIRMAWYVLVMPSLVLNYFGQGALLMHDPKAIENPFFLLAPDWALLPLVVLSTVATVIASQAVISGAYSLTSQAIQLGYVPRMKILHTSELAIGQIYVPVVNWMLLFIILCIVIAFKSSDNLAAAYGIAVTATMVITTILACVVMVNVWKWNKLLVALIIGVFMAVDLGFFGANLLKVEEGGWLPLGIGALLFFLLMTWFKGRMIVKERTAADGIPLMPFLQGLLAHPPHRVSGTAIYLTGSESLVPVSLLHNLKHNKVLHERTIFLTFVTRDIPYVNDADRVTVKDIDGGLYLVKAAYGFNETPDVKAVLLEVGRTHDMTFELMDTSFFLARETVVPTQLPGMSVWRERVFAWMHQNAAKPTDFFSIPANRVVELGTKIEI, from the coding sequence ATGACAGATAACAATCACGTGCACAAACAGTCCCTGCCATCCCTCGCGGTTGCCGCGATCGGGGTGGTGTTCGGTGATATCGGCACGAGCCCGTTGTACTCGCTGAAAGAGGCCTTCAGCCCCTCGCATGGCATTCCGCTAACCGACCAATCCATCCTGGGCGTGATCTCGCTGCTGTTCTGGGCGATCGTGATCGTCGTCGGCGTCAAGTACGTGTTGTTCGTGATGCGCGCCGACAATAACGGCGAAGGTGGCGTGCTCGCGCTGATGGCGCTGGCGTTGCGCTCCATCGACCAGAAATCGAAAATGGCCGGCTTGCTGATGATGCTCGGCATCTTCGGCGCCTGCATGTTCTACGGCGATGCGGTGATCACCCCCGCCATCTCGGTGATCTCGGCGGTCGAAGGTCTGGAGATTGCCGCGCCGAATCTGTCGCATCTGGTGCTGCCGCTCACCATGGTGATCCTCGTGCTGCTGTTCTGGATCCAGCGGCACGGCACCGCGATGGTGGGTCGTCTGTTCGGACCGATCATGATCGTGTGGTTCGTCGTGCTCGCCGCGCTCGGCCTGTGGCATATCGTGCAGTCGCCGAGCGTCGTGCGCGCGCTGAATCCGTACTACGCGTACACCTTCATGGCCGCGCACGTGCTGCAGGCTTACGTGGTGCTCGGCTCGGTGGTGCTGGTGTTGACCGGCGCGGAAGCGCTCTACGCGGACATGGGGCACTTCGGCGCGAAGCCGATCCGCATGGCGTGGTACGTGCTGGTGATGCCGTCGCTGGTGCTGAACTACTTCGGCCAGGGCGCGCTGCTGATGCACGACCCGAAGGCGATCGAAAATCCGTTCTTCCTGCTCGCGCCGGACTGGGCGCTGCTGCCGCTGGTGGTGCTGTCGACGGTGGCGACCGTGATCGCATCGCAGGCGGTGATTTCGGGCGCCTATTCGCTGACGAGCCAGGCGATCCAGCTCGGCTATGTGCCGCGCATGAAGATCCTGCACACGTCGGAACTGGCGATTGGCCAGATCTACGTGCCGGTGGTGAACTGGATGCTGCTGTTCATCATTCTGTGCATCGTGATCGCGTTCAAGAGTTCGGACAATCTCGCCGCCGCGTACGGTATCGCGGTGACGGCAACCATGGTGATCACCACGATTCTCGCGTGCGTCGTGATGGTCAACGTGTGGAAGTGGAACAAGCTGCTGGTGGCGCTGATCATCGGCGTGTTCATGGCGGTCGATCTCGGCTTCTTCGGCGCGAATCTGCTGAAGGTCGAAGAGGGCGGCTGGCTGCCGCTCGGCATCGGCGCACTGCTGTTCTTCCTGCTGATGACGTGGTTCAAGGGCAGGATGATCGTCAAGGAACGCACGGCCGCCGACGGTATTCCGCTGATGCCGTTCCTGCAGGGACTGCTGGCGCATCCGCCGCATCGCGTGTCGGGCACGGCGATCTATCTGACCGGCAGCGAGTCGCTGGTGCCGGTGAGTCTGCTGCACAACCTCAAGCACAACAAGGTGCTGCACGAGCGGACCATCTTCCTGACCTTCGTGACGCGCGACATTCCGTACGTGAACGACGCGGACCGCGTGACGGTGAAGGATATCGACGGCGGCCTGTATCTCGTGAAGGCGGCTTATGGCTTCAACGAAACGCCGGACGTGAAGGCGGTGCTGCTCGAAGTCGGCCGTACGCACGACATGACGTTCGAGTTGATGGACACGTCGTTCTTCCTCGCGCGCGAAACCGTGGTGCCGACGCAATTGCCGGGCATGTCGGTGTGGCGCGAACGGGTGTTCGCGTGGATGCATCAGAATGCCGCGAAGCCGACGGACTTCTTCAGCATTCCGGCCAACCGGGTGGTGGAGTTGGGGACGAAGATCGAGATCTGA
- a CDS encoding phosphoribosyltransferase, with protein sequence MVQGVPMIAMKDPRNDDRNLWVGWDEYHRLIELLALQVHESGWKFDKILCLARGGLRVGDQLSRIYDLPLAILATSSYREAAGTEQGELDIAQYITMTRGELQGNVLLVDDLVDSGVTLARVQQHLKDRYPAITAVRSAVLWYKGCSKVKPDYHVQYLPTNPWIHQPFEEWDTVRPHNLGAWIKRGMAQAQESSGQ encoded by the coding sequence ATGGTTCAAGGTGTACCCATGATTGCGATGAAAGACCCGCGTAACGACGACCGTAACCTGTGGGTCGGCTGGGACGAATATCACCGGCTGATCGAATTGCTGGCGTTGCAGGTGCACGAGTCGGGCTGGAAGTTCGACAAGATCCTGTGTCTCGCGCGCGGTGGTCTGCGCGTGGGCGATCAGCTCTCGCGCATCTACGATCTGCCGCTGGCCATTCTCGCCACGAGCTCGTATCGCGAAGCGGCCGGCACGGAGCAGGGCGAGCTCGACATCGCGCAATACATCACGATGACGCGCGGCGAACTGCAAGGCAACGTGCTGCTGGTCGACGATCTGGTCGACTCGGGTGTGACGCTGGCGCGCGTGCAGCAGCATCTGAAAGACCGCTATCCGGCGATTACGGCCGTGCGTTCGGCGGTGCTCTGGTACAAGGGCTGCTCGAAGGTGAAGCCCGACTATCACGTGCAGTATCTGCCGACCAATCCGTGGATTCATCAACCGTTCGAGGAATGGGACACGGTGCGTCCGCATAACCTCGGCGCGTGGATCAAGCGCGGCATGGCGCAGGCGCAGGAATCGTCGGGGCAGTGA
- a CDS encoding adenylosuccinate synthase: protein MSASAVNVNPGRNVVVVGTQWGDEGKGKIVDWLTDHAQGVVRFQGGHNAGHTLIIGGKKTILRLIPSGIMRPGVACYIGNGVVLSPEALFKEIGELEAAGVDVQNRLFISEATTLILPYHIAIDQGREARRGTAKIGTTGRGIGPAYEDKVARRGLRVQDLFDPVTFAERLRENLDYHNFVLTQYLGVAAVDFQQTLDTMLSYADRLKPMVTDVSRRLYDANAAGSNLLFEGAQGTLLDIDHGTYPFVTSSNCVAGAATAGAGVGPQKLNYILGITKAYCTRVGSGPFPSELYDADNAARQEAIGLELATVGKEFGSVTGRPRRTGWLDVAALRRSIQINGVSGLCMTKLDVLDGLDEVKLCVGYTVDGQPLDLLPRGAAEVARCEPVYETFPGWKESTVGINAWDNLPANARAYLSRVQEVAGIPIDMVSTGPDRDETILLRHPFKV from the coding sequence ATGTCTGCCAGCGCAGTGAATGTGAACCCCGGGCGTAACGTCGTCGTCGTGGGTACCCAGTGGGGTGATGAGGGCAAGGGCAAGATCGTCGACTGGCTGACGGACCACGCCCAAGGCGTCGTTCGCTTCCAGGGCGGTCACAATGCCGGCCACACGCTTATCATCGGCGGCAAGAAAACCATCTTGCGTCTGATTCCGTCGGGCATCATGCGTCCCGGCGTCGCGTGCTACATCGGCAATGGCGTCGTGTTGTCGCCGGAAGCGCTGTTCAAGGAAATCGGTGAGCTCGAAGCCGCCGGCGTCGACGTTCAGAATCGCCTCTTCATTTCCGAAGCGACCACGCTGATCCTGCCGTACCACATCGCCATCGACCAGGGTCGTGAAGCACGCCGCGGCACGGCCAAGATCGGCACCACCGGTCGCGGCATCGGCCCGGCGTACGAAGACAAGGTGGCACGCCGCGGTCTGCGCGTGCAGGATCTGTTCGATCCGGTGACGTTCGCCGAACGTCTGCGCGAAAACCTCGACTATCACAACTTCGTGTTGACGCAATACCTGGGCGTCGCGGCTGTCGACTTCCAGCAAACGCTCGACACGATGCTCAGCTATGCCGACCGTCTGAAGCCGATGGTGACCGACGTGTCGCGCCGTCTGTACGACGCGAACGCGGCCGGCAGCAATCTGCTGTTCGAAGGCGCGCAAGGCACGCTGCTCGACATCGATCACGGCACGTACCCGTTCGTCACGTCGAGCAACTGCGTCGCGGGTGCCGCCACGGCTGGCGCGGGCGTCGGTCCGCAAAAGCTGAACTACATTCTCGGCATCACCAAGGCGTATTGCACGCGCGTCGGTTCGGGCCCGTTCCCGAGCGAACTGTACGATGCGGACAACGCCGCGCGTCAGGAAGCGATCGGCCTGGAGCTGGCCACCGTCGGCAAGGAATTCGGTTCGGTCACGGGCCGTCCGCGCCGTACCGGCTGGCTCGACGTCGCCGCGCTGCGCCGCTCGATCCAGATCAACGGCGTGTCGGGTCTGTGCATGACCAAGCTCGACGTGCTCGATGGTCTCGACGAAGTGAAGCTGTGCGTCGGCTACACGGTCGACGGTCAACCGCTCGACCTGCTGCCGCGCGGCGCCGCCGAAGTGGCGCGCTGCGAGCCGGTGTACGAAACCTTCCCCGGCTGGAAGGAAAGCACCGTCGGCATCAACGCGTGGGACAACTTGCCGGCCAATGCGCGTGCTTATCTGTCGCGCGTGCAGGAAGTCGCGGGCATTCCGATCGACATGGTGTCGACCGGTCCGGATCGCGATGAAACCATCCTGCTGCGTCATCCGTTCAAGGTTTAA
- a CDS encoding ATP phosphoribosyltransferase regulatory subunit — MSTWLLPENIADVLPSEARKIEELRRRLLDRFRSYGYEMVMPPLLEYIESLLTGGGHDLNLRTFKLVDQLSGRTLGLRADITPQVARIDAHLLNRQGVTRLCYAGNVAHTRPRGLHATREQIQIGAEIYGHAGLEADLEIQQLMLDALRLAGLAKVRLDLCHAGVLAALIEAEPAAAELGQSLYDALAGKDVPRLVELTANLTPVTRDALRALPTLYGDAAVLEEARARLPNAPAIARALDDLAFLASQVDGAEVMIDLADLRGYAYHSGVMFSAYVDGVPNAVARGGRYDHVGQAYGRARAATGFSLDLREVARISPVEARSSAILAPWQHDDSLRVSVAALRDAGEVVIQALPGHEHDLDEFAFDRILVERNGAWVVEPRA; from the coding sequence ATGTCGACCTGGTTACTCCCCGAGAATATTGCCGACGTGCTGCCGTCGGAAGCCCGCAAGATCGAAGAACTGCGGCGCCGTCTGCTGGATCGCTTCCGTTCGTACGGCTACGAAATGGTCATGCCGCCGCTGCTCGAATACATCGAGTCGCTGCTGACGGGCGGGGGCCACGATCTGAACCTGCGCACCTTCAAGCTGGTCGATCAGTTGTCCGGACGCACGCTCGGCCTGCGCGCCGACATCACGCCGCAGGTCGCACGGATCGACGCGCATCTGCTGAACCGGCAGGGCGTGACGCGTCTGTGCTACGCGGGCAACGTCGCGCATACGCGGCCGCGTGGACTGCACGCCACTCGCGAACAGATCCAGATCGGCGCGGAAATCTATGGCCATGCGGGCCTCGAAGCCGACCTCGAAATCCAGCAATTGATGCTCGACGCGCTGCGTCTCGCGGGCCTAGCGAAAGTACGGCTCGACCTGTGCCATGCGGGCGTGCTGGCCGCGCTGATCGAAGCGGAACCCGCCGCCGCGGAACTCGGGCAGTCGCTGTATGACGCGTTGGCCGGCAAGGACGTGCCGCGCCTCGTCGAGCTGACCGCGAATCTAACGCCCGTCACGCGCGACGCATTGCGCGCGTTGCCCACGCTGTACGGCGACGCAGCGGTGCTGGAAGAGGCGCGCGCGCGTCTGCCGAATGCGCCGGCCATCGCCCGTGCGCTCGACGATCTCGCGTTCCTCGCAAGCCAGGTCGACGGCGCCGAGGTGATGATCGATCTGGCGGATCTGCGCGGCTACGCGTACCACAGCGGCGTGATGTTCTCCGCCTACGTGGACGGCGTGCCGAACGCGGTAGCGCGCGGCGGCCGTTACGACCACGTCGGTCAGGCATACGGCCGCGCCCGCGCGGCAACCGGCTTCTCGCTCGATCTGCGCGAAGTGGCGCGCATCTCGCCGGTCGAGGCGCGCAGCAGCGCGATCCTCGCACCGTGGCAGCACGACGATTCGCTGCGCGTGAGCGTCGCTGCGTTGCGCGATGCCGGCGAAGTGGTGATTCAGGCGTTGCCTGGCCACGAACACGATCTCGACGAATTCGCGTTCGACCGCATTCTGGTCGAACGCAATGGCGCCTGGGTGGTTGAACCGCGCGCCTGA
- a CDS encoding DUF2065 domain-containing protein, which translates to MDIAGSLLLAIALMLIIEGMFPFVFPSAWRDTFRKIAERPPHQIRVGGLIVMALGLILLFIVT; encoded by the coding sequence ATGGATATTGCCGGCTCGTTACTGCTCGCGATCGCGCTGATGCTGATTATCGAAGGGATGTTTCCCTTCGTTTTCCCCAGCGCCTGGCGCGACACGTTCCGTAAAATAGCGGAACGCCCGCCGCATCAGATTCGCGTCGGCGGACTGATCGTGATGGCGCTCGGGCTGATCCTGTTGTTTATCGTGACTTGA